From the Rhodanobacter soli genome, one window contains:
- the accC gene encoding acetyl-CoA carboxylase biotin carboxylase subunit yields the protein MLEKVVIANRGEIALRVLRACHSLGIKTVAVHSTVDRNLKHVGLADESICIGPGPSVDSYLNIPRIIAAAEITDAQAIHPGYGFLSERADFAEQVEQSGFVFIGPTADVIRLMGDKVEAIRAMKAAGVPCVPGSGGPLGEDVDTNIKIAREIGYPVIIKAAGGGGGRGMRVVRTEAHLGNAITMTKAEAKAAFGNEQVYMEKFLENPRHVEIQVLADGQGNAIHLGERDCSMQRRHQKVVEEAPAPGITPEQRAAIGKVCVDACLRINYRGAGTFEFLYENGRFYFIEMNTRIQVEHPVTELITGVDLVREQLLIAGGEKLTLRQEDIVVHGHAIECRINAEDPDTFMPSPGTVKRFEAPGGPGVRVDTHLYDGYRIPPNYDSMIGKLIVHGPDRETAIARMRLALAETVIEGVKCNIPLQQRIMADAGFQHGGQNIHYLEKRMAEQKEKNAATGGEQ from the coding sequence ATGCTAGAAAAAGTCGTCATCGCCAACCGCGGCGAAATCGCGCTGCGTGTATTGCGCGCCTGCCACAGCCTTGGCATCAAGACCGTGGCGGTGCACTCCACCGTGGACCGCAACCTGAAGCACGTCGGCCTCGCCGACGAGTCGATCTGCATCGGCCCCGGGCCGTCGGTCGACAGCTATCTCAACATCCCGCGCATCATCGCGGCGGCGGAGATCACCGACGCCCAGGCGATCCACCCCGGCTACGGTTTCCTGTCCGAGCGCGCCGACTTCGCCGAGCAGGTGGAGCAGTCCGGCTTCGTCTTCATCGGCCCGACCGCCGACGTGATCCGCCTGATGGGCGACAAGGTCGAGGCGATCCGGGCGATGAAGGCGGCCGGCGTGCCGTGCGTCCCCGGTTCCGGCGGCCCGCTCGGCGAAGACGTCGACACCAACATCAAGATCGCGCGCGAGATCGGCTACCCGGTGATCATCAAGGCTGCCGGCGGCGGCGGCGGCCGCGGCATGCGCGTGGTGCGCACCGAGGCGCACCTGGGCAACGCGATCACCATGACCAAGGCCGAAGCCAAGGCCGCGTTCGGCAACGAACAGGTGTACATGGAGAAGTTCCTGGAGAATCCGCGTCACGTGGAAATCCAGGTGCTCGCCGATGGCCAGGGCAACGCGATCCACCTGGGCGAACGCGACTGCTCGATGCAGCGCCGCCACCAGAAAGTGGTCGAGGAAGCACCGGCGCCGGGCATCACGCCGGAGCAGCGCGCGGCGATCGGCAAGGTCTGCGTCGACGCCTGCCTGCGCATCAACTACCGCGGCGCCGGCACGTTCGAGTTCCTGTACGAGAACGGCCGCTTCTACTTCATCGAGATGAACACCCGCATCCAGGTCGAGCATCCGGTGACCGAGCTGATCACCGGCGTCGACCTGGTGCGCGAACAGCTGCTGATCGCCGGCGGCGAGAAGCTCACGCTCAGGCAGGAAGACATCGTCGTACACGGCCACGCGATCGAGTGCCGCATCAACGCCGAGGACCCGGACACGTTCATGCCCAGCCCCGGCACGGTGAAGCGCTTCGAGGCGCCCGGCGGCCCCGGCGTGCGCGTGGACACGCATCTGTACGACGGCTATCGCATCCCGCCGAACTACGATTCGATGATCGGCAAGCTGATCGTGCACGGGCCCGACCGCGAGACCGCGATCGCGCGCATGCGCCTGGCCCTGGCCGAGACGGTGATCGAGGGCGTCAAGTGCAACATCCCGCTGCAGCAGCGGATCATGGCCGACGCTGGCTTCCAGCACGGCGGCCAGAACATCCACTACCTCGAGAAGCGGATGGCCGAGCAGAAGGAAAAGAATGCGGCGACGGGCGGAGAGCAGTGA